In Passer domesticus isolate bPasDom1 chromosome 9, bPasDom1.hap1, whole genome shotgun sequence, a genomic segment contains:
- the LOC135307580 gene encoding IQ motif and SEC7 domain-containing protein 1-like, with the protein MDKWSKTNTWDYPNGIRLTSAVPGADIKVLINFNAPNPQDRKKFTDDLRESIAEVQEMEKHRIESELEKQKGVVRPSMSQCSSLKKDSGNGTLPRACLDDSYAGGEGLKRSALSSSLRDVSEAGKSCLSSPARCMPPQIAVVESYTSK; encoded by the exons ATTATCCCAATGGCATTCGGCTCACGTCAGCTGTTCCAGGAGCAGATATCAAAGTACTCATAAATTTCAATGCACCAAAtcctcaggacaggaagaaGTTTACAGATGATTTGAGGGAATCAATTGCAGAAGttcaagaaatggaaaagcacaGAATAGAGT CCGagctggagaagcagaaggGGGTGGTGCGTCCCAGCATGTCGCAGTGCTCCAGCCTGAAGAAGGACTCCGGGAACGGGACCCTGCCCCGGGCGTGCCTGGACGACAGCTACGCCGGCGGCGAGGGGCTGAAGCGGAGCGCGCTCAGCTCCTCCCTGCGCGACGTGTCCGAAGCAGGTaagagctgcctctcctccccGGCTCGCTGCATGCCTCCACAAATAGCAGTGGTGGAATCTTACACTTCCAAGTAG